gTTATACTTTTGAAAAGTGATTAGACGATTTCATTAAcaattaaaaaaataattaaaaacatGATTCGACATATAAAATACCatatacataattaaaaaaaaaatattaaattaaaaaacaTTAAATACTACGAAATTATAAAATGCATTAAAAGCAAATTCTAGTTACGAAAAGTTTTCCCAAATATGCTCAATAAGATCATTTTTCAAAGCGTTATGAGTGACATGATCACGAATCTCGCCATGAATTTCTATGAATCGTTCTTGCGTCGACCTTCTGCGACGATGATATTCATACTGGTCATCAGTAGCTGAATTCGGATTATCTTCCTTAAATTCTTCGATGATGCTTTCATAGTTAAGATAATTTTCTCGTTCATCTTCAAATATCATATTATGCATAATAATACAAGTCATGGGAACCTTCCCCATCATATTTGGATCCCAAAGAAGACAAGGGCGTTTGATAAACGCAAATCGAGCTTGTAGGACACCGAAAGCACGCTCCACATCTTTTCGACAACTCTCTTGTCGAGCTGCAAATAACAAATGCTTTTGAATTTGAGGAGCATTAATTGATTTAACAAATGTTGCCGAACCCGGATATATACCATCAGCAAGATAATATCCCATATTATACTCCATACCATTAACCGTGAAATTAACAGCCGGCGCAGATTCTTCTAACAATTCATTAAATAATGGAGAACGTTGAAGAACGTTAATATCATTGAGCGAACCTGGTGTACCGAAGAAAGCATGCCATATCCATAAATCATACGATGCGACAGcttccaaaacaattgttggcttCCTACTTCTCCCACCATATTGTCCTGCCAATGCTGTTGGACAGTTTTTCCATTCCCAATGCATGCAATCAATGTTACCCAACATACCAGGAAATCCACGTACCTTGCCCATATGGAGTAATCTAGCTAAGTCGTCAGGATTGGGTCTACGTAGATACTCGTTTCTAAAGTTTAATATCACACCTTCTTTTTTGTCGAAACTCAACTTGCTCTTTTGTTGATAGTCTATTTTCTTCCATAACTGAGATATCACCCGGAGTAAACATCGAGTCGGACTCAGCCATAGGAGCTTTACCCTGCCTTTTCTTCTTCGTTGCCTCCCTACCTTCGGGTCGTTCGTAACCCTCGACATTTAAACTAGATGGGGGTTTGGACATTAAAACTAGACGGTGTAGGGATATTGACGCTTGACGGACTAGAATCCATTTCCATCCTTGACCTTTTTGAACCCGACCAACTAATGTTCTCACTAACATCGATTGGATTTTTTTCTAACCTCCATTTTGCATGCTTACTCATGATTTTATTGTAAATATGAAACTCAACAAATTCTTTATTACCATTCTCATTACGAAACAATTTTTGAGCTAATTGTATGTCGTCTTCTATGTTCGTACCGCTTGCCAGTGGACGATTAACAACCTTAGAGTAGCAACCAACCCATTTGTTGACTAGGAAATTGAGTCGTTTATAACGATTTCTTATTCTCTCAAGACTCCTAATGCTAATTTCAGCATCAATTTAATATTCCTTACGAGTTTGTTCATATAATTCGTAAACCGAATTCCACATTGTGATATATTTTTGGTTTTTGCCCACTACTGAGTGGGTGCTAGATAAAATCCAAGCAGACATAAGAGCTTCATCCTCTTTATCGGTCCATTTTTTTCCGTCATTTTTTAAATTGGTGTGATTTTTTTGGATGGTGGTTTTTTGGATTTAGTTGCACAATAAAGAGGGGTTTCCGCTACAAAATCGCTAGTCGAGAGTCGAGACAACAACATCGGATTTCCAAAAATATTAAGTTTTTGACTTGACTGGCTACCCGATAATAATTCGGTAAAAGTTGGAGTACTTTGATTTAAATCGAAAGTTGAATTGTTTGGAGATAAATAATCATCGGTGCCATAATTTGAAATATCATATTCATTTAAATCAATAACTTTTTGGAAAATTTGAAATGTGTTTGGAAATTTTTTTACTGTGAGTAATGTTTTTGTGACTAAAAAACTTTGGAAAATTTGAGATGTGTGGAATTTTTTTTTACTGTAAGTAATTTTTCTGTGAGTTAAAAATTGTGACTGAGGAAATTATGACTGAAGAAATCCTCTTTTTATagattttttttaatttcaaaaataaaaagTTAATTACTATGCTTTTACTTTTATTGTTGGTAGGTATGGATATTGAAATTGGAGAAGTAAATGAAGAATTAAAGGAAGCCGTGTGAATTGAAGAAGAGTAGTGGAGCACAAAATATATGAGGTGTTTAGTTGAAGAAGGAGCGGTGGAGAAGTACAACAGACTATAGAGTAGTGTAGATTAGATTAGTGTAGAGtactttttttattgttttatattgTTCAACCAATAAGAAATTGACACATAAGAAGGTCAATAATACATCTCTTTTGATCAAccttggtcacaaattgaccattTCTTGTTTTTGGTCACAAAGT
The Silene latifolia isolate original U9 population unplaced genomic scaffold, ASM4854445v1 scaffold_527, whole genome shotgun sequence DNA segment above includes these coding regions:
- the LOC141639678 gene encoding uncharacterized protein LOC141639678 — encoded protein: MSRVTNDPKVGRQRRRKGRVKLLWLSPTRCLLRVISQLWKKIDYQQKSKLSFDKKEGVILNFRNEYLRRPNPDDLARLLHMGKVRGFPGMLGNIDCMHWEWKNCPTALAGQYGGRSRKPTIVLEAVASYDLWIWHAFFGTPGSLNDINVLQRSPLFNELLEESAPAVNFTVNGMEYNMGYYLADGIYPGSATFVKSINAPQIQKHLLFAARQESCRKDVERAFGVLQARFAFIKRPCLLWDPNMMGKVPMTCIIMHNMIFEDERENYLNYESIIEEFKEDNPNSATDDQYEYHRRRRSTQERFIEIHGEIRDHVTHNALKNDLIEHIWENFS